The following coding sequences are from one Cyprinus carpio isolate SPL01 chromosome A24, ASM1834038v1, whole genome shotgun sequence window:
- the LOC109059610 gene encoding receptor-type tyrosine-protein phosphatase eta-like: MLFCLNMTCDDLESAVDMCKRTPTVTPNTTTYSTTPKVTTFSTTFNAPTNGTKTEDTTTESTTTSNCVFEPEPDPEQYIEDACVVLLSFGMWKEEDCNRSLPFICYEERFFGQINISDVNTSAGNLSWSEGPGAKNISHYRVEVTGDKNQTFNQTKLFQYIENLTAGTLYKVQVFPVKCGRDLNPQNISFYTYPSDVQNLIVVSVTTVRANLKWSKPDGNHDFYSVTFINALKTEKQKCDNEECTITDLIPGTEYVFTVKAVVNKMTEGVPSNVSDYTIPSTVRNLRSADNDSTVIMAFWDPPTGNYSGYRYCLEEVNNSRKCTYCNITSDSSITANNDITNSGNSDTAKFSNTDCKTVDETETFIKQSNRSDGSMFCVCVAALTKNNTLSGEMVGIPAYTRPKSVDLSLIPSLKEMQATWEINGNYEKFEVTIISADAKDIQSYNTTNKDYTFTNLKAGVFYTVSVVTLNGDLTSVPANKSDYTRPAKPRDVKATAIKNNIQLSWGAPVESEGALIQYIVKYNTSFWDETNEINTTETNITIPYLRPGTKYTFNVMVLAGNLSDPATTHAKTEPEKRTLVLTMLCSSQTALHCDKPETRNELFETLKKKIDDKFQDLVHWKLKAKTSKDIL, translated from the exons ATGCTTTTTTGCTTAAATATGACATGTGATGATCTTGAAAGTGCTGTGGATATGTGTAAGAGAACACCGACTGTTACTCCAAATACTACAACATACAGCACCACCCCTAAAGTCACAACATTTAGCACCACCTTTAATGCCCCAACAAATGGCACCAAAACCGAGGACACCACAACCGAGAGCACCACCACCAGCAACTGCGTCTTTGAACCCGAGCCAGATCCTGAACAATACATTGAGGATGCTTGTGTGGTCCTGCTCAGCTTCGGCATGTGGAAGGAAGAAGACTGCAACAGAAGTCTACCTTTCATCTGTTATGAAG AGCGCTTTTTTGGCCAGATAAACATTTCCGATGTGAACACAAGTGCAGGCAATCTGAGCTGGTCTGAGGGACCCGGTGCTAAGAACATCAGTCACTACAGAGTGGAGGTTACTGGGGACAAAAACCAGACATTTAACCAGACTAAACTGTTTCAATACATAGAAAATCTGACAGCAGGAACTCTGTACAAAGTTCAGGTGTTTCCTGTGAAATGTGGCAGGGACCTCAATCCACAGAATATCTCCTTCTACACCT ATCCCTCTGATGTGCAAAATCTGATTGTGGTGAGTGTGACAACTGTTAGAGCCAACCTCAAGTGGAGTAAACCAGATGGAAACCATGACTTCTACTCAGTAACTTTCATAAATGcattgaaaactgaaaaacaaaagtgTGATAATGAAGAGTGCACTATTACGGATCTTATTCCAGGAACCGAGTATGTATTCACAGTTAAAGCTGTAGTGAATAAGATGACTGAAGGTGTGCCGAGCAACGTTTCTGATTACACCA TACCTTCAACTGTCAGAAACCTAAGATCAGCAGACAATGACAGCACAGTCATAATGGCCTTTTGGGATCCTCCTACTGGTAATTATTCAGGTTACCGCTATTGTCTTGAAGAAGTCAATAACAGCCGCAAGTGTACTTACTGCAACATCACATCAGACAGCAGCATTACAGCAAACAACGACATTACAAACTCAGGCAACAGCGATACAGCAAAATTCAGTAATACAGACTGCAAAACAGTGgatgaaacagaaacatttatcaaACAGAGTAATAGATCAGACGGcagcatgttttgtgtgtgtgtggcagcgcTAACAAAGAACAACACTCTGTCAGGAGAAATGGTTGGAATCCCAGCATACACAC GCCCAAAATCTGTGGACCTCAGTTTAATACCTTCCCTTAAAGAAATGCAAGCCACCTGGGAAATAAATGGGAATTATGAAAAATTTGAAGTGACAATTATAAGTGCTGATGCAAAGGATATACAGTCATATAATACTACAAACAAGGATTACACTTTCACTAATCTGAAGGCAGGAGTGTTTTACACCGTTTCAGTTGTCACTCTTAATGGTGACCTTACAAGTGTACCTGCTAATAAGTCAGATTACACCC GGCCTGCTAAACCTCGTGATGTAAAGGCCACCGCTATCAAAAATAACATACAGCTAAGCTGGGGTGCTCCAGTTGAGTCTGAGGGTGCCTTGATTCAATATATAGTGAAATATAACACTTCTTTCTGGGATGAaactaatgaaataaatacaactgaGACAAATATCACCATTCCTTATTTAAGACCAGGAACAAAATATACGTTCAATGTCATGGTCTTGGCTGGAAATCTGAGTGATCCAGCCACTACTCATGCAAAAACAG AGCCTGAGAAGAGGACACTGGTCCTCACGATGTTGTGTTCCTCTCAAACCGCACTTCATTGTGACAAACCTGAAACTCGGAATGAACTGTTTGAAACG ctgaaaaaaaaaattgatgacaAATTTCAAGACTTGGTCCACTGGAAGCTTAAAGCAAAAACTAG CAAAGACATCCTTTGA